From one Catenuloplanes nepalensis genomic stretch:
- a CDS encoding TetR/AcrR family transcriptional regulator, translating into MNGERADAARNRAVLIATAREMLAESGTEKITMDALAERSGLGKGTVFRRFGTRAGIFQALLDDVEITFQERVLAGPPPLGPGAEPLDRLIAFGRARIAFMLENREIARAALDGRARGPAGPTPMTSMHIRMLLSRLSLDVPDLDLLAMQLTGALDAPLLLYTAQDANAPRGVAMGERLALGWDELVRRVCR; encoded by the coding sequence GTGAACGGAGAGCGTGCGGACGCCGCCCGGAACCGGGCCGTGCTGATCGCGACCGCGCGCGAGATGCTGGCCGAGTCCGGGACAGAGAAGATCACCATGGACGCGCTCGCGGAGCGGTCCGGCCTGGGTAAGGGCACGGTCTTCCGCCGCTTCGGCACCCGGGCCGGCATCTTCCAGGCGCTGCTCGACGACGTGGAGATCACGTTCCAGGAGCGCGTGCTGGCCGGGCCGCCGCCGCTCGGGCCGGGGGCGGAGCCGCTCGACCGGCTGATCGCGTTCGGCCGGGCGCGCATCGCGTTCATGCTGGAGAACCGGGAGATCGCCCGCGCCGCGCTGGACGGCCGCGCGCGCGGGCCGGCCGGGCCGACGCCGATGACGAGCATGCACATCCGGATGCTGCTGAGCCGGCTGTCGCTCGACGTGCCCGACCTGGACCTGCTCGCGATGCAGCTGACCGGGGCACTGGACGCGCCGCTGTTGCTCTACACCGCGCAGGACGCGAATGCGCCGCGCGGTGTGGCGATGGGGGAGCGCCTCGCGCTCGGCTGGGACGAACTGGTCCGGCGGGTCTGCCGCTGA
- a CDS encoding WXG100 family type VII secretion target: protein MANFALNPNGLIDSSTELRAVTTRIKNSVEDLDSAAKTYAEANQGEALAAYGAVHTKLLQGIAQMNTALDKGATNLDQIRETYSLGDRHGAALFEGHI, encoded by the coding sequence ATGGCGAACTTCGCGCTCAACCCCAACGGACTCATCGACAGCTCGACCGAGCTCCGGGCCGTCACGACCCGGATCAAGAACTCGGTCGAGGATCTGGACTCGGCCGCGAAGACGTACGCGGAGGCGAACCAGGGCGAGGCGCTCGCCGCGTACGGCGCGGTCCACACCAAGCTGTTGCAGGGCATCGCGCAGATGAACACGGCGCTGGACAAGGGTGCGACGAACCTGGACCAGATCCGGGAGACCTACAGCCTCGGCGACCGGCACGGCGCCGCGCTGTTCGAGGGCCACATCTGA
- a CDS encoding tetratricopeptide repeat-containing diguanylate cyclase produces the protein MTIGAEARRADETLNAVLDAHEGRSVSDPRAVLGPAIEARRLAEQLGDEESTRRAILLHADVLMRGGRLAEGGRMAQQVLAWAEQHDRPFLRARAHRELALFHRLVGEFSDALAHAVQCVAGLEGVPAGTRAQHLMMLAVSLDDNGRFADSDRYYRTILEIAAEIRDHALTLRVLNNMAYNAYEMEDEPEAIALAELLRQASARFGHPLAAKERDTVARVEMMGGRYAAVEETLAGALTGTMPDHDGDGTAECLLTLAEARRLDGRYDDAQVALDHAVTLCDANGLAGVRAQARQEQAALYAAAGRFREAYEEHRIFHAESTALYRERQQARAFALQALFEADEARRATERFREMAHRDALTGLYNRRYVDERLPALLAAADGPLSIALIDLDHFKRINDTLSHATGDTVLQQIALLLTEAAPDSGDDAGGFAARLGGEEFLLVMPGASAASAARRAERLRRRVRAHAWAPLTGALPVTTSVGLATTVDGRTTMAALLAEADRNLYAAKRAGRDRVVA, from the coding sequence GTGACGATCGGGGCGGAGGCGCGTCGGGCGGACGAAACGCTCAACGCCGTGCTCGACGCCCACGAGGGCCGCTCCGTCAGCGACCCGCGCGCGGTGCTCGGCCCCGCGATCGAGGCCCGCCGCCTCGCCGAGCAGCTCGGCGACGAGGAGTCCACCCGGCGCGCCATCCTGCTCCACGCGGACGTGCTGATGCGCGGCGGCCGGCTCGCCGAGGGCGGCCGGATGGCGCAGCAGGTGCTCGCCTGGGCCGAGCAGCACGACCGCCCGTTCCTGCGCGCCCGCGCACACCGCGAGCTGGCGCTCTTCCACCGCCTGGTCGGCGAGTTCTCCGACGCGCTCGCGCACGCGGTCCAGTGCGTGGCCGGCCTGGAGGGCGTGCCGGCCGGCACCCGCGCGCAGCACCTGATGATGCTGGCCGTCTCGCTCGACGACAACGGGCGCTTCGCGGACAGCGACCGCTACTACCGCACCATTCTGGAGATCGCGGCGGAGATCCGGGACCACGCGCTCACGTTGCGCGTGCTCAACAACATGGCCTACAACGCGTACGAGATGGAGGACGAGCCCGAGGCGATCGCGCTCGCCGAGCTGCTGCGCCAGGCGAGCGCGCGGTTCGGCCACCCGCTCGCGGCCAAGGAGCGGGACACGGTCGCGCGCGTCGAGATGATGGGCGGGCGGTATGCGGCCGTGGAGGAGACGCTGGCCGGCGCGCTGACCGGCACGATGCCCGACCACGACGGCGACGGCACCGCGGAGTGCCTGCTCACGCTGGCCGAGGCGCGCCGGCTGGACGGCCGCTACGACGACGCGCAGGTCGCGCTGGACCACGCGGTCACGCTCTGCGACGCCAACGGGCTCGCGGGCGTGCGCGCGCAGGCCCGTCAGGAGCAGGCCGCGCTCTACGCGGCGGCGGGCCGGTTCCGGGAGGCGTACGAGGAGCACCGGATCTTCCACGCCGAGTCGACCGCGCTCTACCGGGAGCGGCAGCAGGCCCGCGCGTTCGCGCTCCAGGCGCTGTTCGAGGCGGACGAGGCCCGGCGCGCCACCGAGCGCTTCCGCGAGATGGCCCACCGGGACGCGCTGACCGGCCTCTACAACCGGCGGTACGTGGACGAGCGGCTGCCCGCGCTGCTCGCCGCGGCCGACGGGCCGCTCTCGATCGCGCTGATCGACCTCGACCACTTCAAGCGGATCAACGACACGCTTTCGCACGCCACCGGCGACACCGTGCTCCAGCAGATCGCGCTGTTGCTGACCGAGGCGGCCCCGGACTCCGGCGACGATGCCGGCGGCTTCGCGGCCCGCCTCGGTGGTGAGGAGTTCCTGCTGGTCATGCCGGGCGCGTCGGCCGCGTCCGCGGCCCGGCGGGCGGAGCGGCTGCGGCGGCGGGTGCGGGCGCACGCGTGGGCGCCGCTGACCGGCGCGCTGCCGGTCACCACCAGCGTCGGCCTCGCGACCACGGTGGACGGGCGCACCACGATGGCCGCGCTGCTGGCCGAGGCGGACCGCAACCTCTACGCGGCGAAACGCGCGGGCCGCGACCGAGTCGTCGCCTGA
- a CDS encoding alpha/beta fold hydrolase — protein sequence MNPAVTRVLRPAAIAIAALLTVLLVAVIAVFTWPLDADGLHPAPRKLSFADARARIAERAAAERADSGILPECRSLSLVHDDAPAARSVLMLHGFTDCPVQFAQLAQSFHDQGYNVYVPLAPRHGHATRDALGGLRAKELAEYASDALDVTVALGAEAGVVGLSGGGMLATRLTTERPDDVRRLLTISPFYRPAPAQAAPITIRPLVVLYGFRLLPDHVDDKNMSYTALAQYIRLSETMDTARTGGNLTSIAVVTSADDDLIDMGRAASIPRTIAGARNLPLTTHEFPAASGLGHDPVDPNDIGPAKNDLYKLYLALYEGRPA from the coding sequence ATGAACCCTGCCGTCACACGCGTGCTGCGTCCCGCCGCGATCGCGATCGCCGCGCTGCTCACCGTCCTGCTGGTGGCCGTGATCGCGGTGTTCACCTGGCCGCTGGACGCGGACGGGCTGCACCCGGCCCCACGGAAGCTGAGCTTCGCCGATGCCCGCGCGCGGATCGCGGAGAGGGCCGCGGCGGAGCGGGCCGACTCCGGCATCCTGCCCGAGTGCCGGTCGCTGTCGCTGGTGCACGACGACGCCCCGGCCGCACGCTCGGTGCTGATGTTGCACGGCTTCACCGATTGCCCGGTGCAGTTCGCCCAGCTGGCGCAGAGCTTCCACGACCAGGGCTACAACGTGTACGTCCCGCTCGCGCCCCGGCACGGCCACGCGACGCGGGACGCGCTCGGCGGCCTGCGCGCGAAGGAGCTGGCGGAGTACGCGTCCGACGCGCTCGACGTGACCGTGGCGCTCGGCGCGGAGGCCGGCGTGGTCGGCCTCTCCGGTGGCGGCATGCTGGCCACCCGGCTCACCACCGAGCGCCCCGACGACGTACGCCGGCTGCTCACCATCTCACCGTTCTACCGCCCGGCCCCGGCACAGGCCGCACCGATCACGATCCGCCCGCTGGTCGTGCTCTACGGCTTCCGGCTGCTGCCCGACCACGTCGACGACAAGAACATGTCCTACACCGCGCTCGCCCAGTACATCCGCCTCTCCGAGACGATGGACACCGCCCGCACCGGCGGCAACCTCACCTCGATCGCGGTCGTGACCAGCGCCGACGACGACCTGATCGACATGGGCCGCGCCGCCTCCATCCCCCGCACGATCGCCGGCGCCCGCAACCTCCCCCTCACCACCCACGAGTTCCCCGCCGCCTCCGGCCTCGGCCACGACCCGGTCGACCCCAACGACATCGGCCCCGCCAAGAACGACCTCTACAAGCTCTACCTCGCCCTCTACGAGGGCCGCCCCGCCTGA
- a CDS encoding LUD domain-containing protein gives MPQFDVLPDEETVAATVAALAEHGIGAEVVDDLAAARKTVLARIPHGATVFTNTSVTLDESGISAGIDDPEGPYESARLKMLAFDFATQRAEMKEVSGTPDYALGSVQAITRDGGLLIGSAGGSQLANIAWGAANVILVAGLQKLVPDMATAHRRLHEHSLELEHVRAQAAYGRPSQIGKILEIHKEQPGRIHLVLIRQVVGF, from the coding sequence ATGCCCCAGTTCGACGTCCTGCCGGACGAGGAGACCGTCGCCGCGACCGTGGCCGCGCTGGCCGAGCACGGCATCGGCGCGGAGGTGGTCGACGACCTCGCGGCCGCGCGGAAGACCGTGCTGGCCCGCATCCCGCACGGCGCCACCGTCTTCACGAACACGTCGGTCACGCTGGACGAGTCCGGCATCTCCGCCGGAATCGACGACCCGGAGGGCCCGTACGAATCGGCGCGCCTGAAGATGCTGGCGTTCGACTTCGCCACCCAGCGGGCGGAGATGAAGGAGGTCAGCGGCACGCCGGACTACGCGCTCGGCAGCGTGCAAGCGATCACCCGGGACGGCGGGCTGCTGATCGGCTCGGCCGGCGGCAGCCAGCTGGCGAACATCGCCTGGGGCGCGGCGAACGTGATCCTGGTGGCCGGGTTGCAGAAGCTGGTGCCGGACATGGCCACCGCGCATCGCCGGCTGCACGAGCACAGCCTGGAGCTGGAGCACGTGCGGGCGCAGGCGGCCTACGGGCGGCCCAGCCAGATCGGCAAGATCCTGGAGATCCACAAGGAGCAGCCGGGCCGCATCCACCTCGTCCTGATCCGCCAGGTGGTCGGCTTCTGA
- a CDS encoding alpha/beta hydrolase, which translates to MTWLCTPKRPTSVVQVLLSGFTYDHHYWTVASPGRRSYVQSALAAGHAVLYIDRIGVGGSDRPPAEIVNADTEAHVAHQLVQRLRKDRYRTVVAVGHSYGSLIWAAESHRYDDVDALVLSGYLHGTHVPTQLLIRAHLQQAEGAPPGYLTQAPNFRRQAYLHPPGVTRQMTELDERIRTTGTSGELTSLKNMGDPTYTSRIRRPVLLQIGVHDLLFCNALTGLPCASPADLCTRETAFYPRTRLSATVQRDTGHSILIHRSAQSATATALSWIDHTVGRAPHPRAVLDCR; encoded by the coding sequence ATGACATGGCTCTGCACACCGAAGCGGCCGACCTCGGTGGTGCAGGTTCTGTTGTCGGGATTCACATACGATCACCATTACTGGACGGTGGCGAGTCCGGGTCGGCGATCATATGTGCAATCCGCGCTCGCGGCCGGGCACGCCGTTCTCTATATAGATCGAATAGGAGTCGGCGGAAGCGACCGCCCGCCCGCGGAGATCGTCAACGCGGACACCGAGGCGCACGTGGCCCACCAGCTCGTGCAGCGGCTGCGCAAGGATCGCTACCGGACCGTCGTCGCGGTCGGCCACTCGTACGGCTCGCTGATCTGGGCCGCCGAGTCCCATCGTTACGACGACGTCGACGCGCTCGTGCTCAGCGGCTACCTGCACGGCACGCACGTGCCCACCCAGCTGCTGATCCGCGCCCACCTGCAGCAGGCCGAGGGCGCGCCACCCGGCTACCTCACCCAGGCCCCGAACTTCCGCCGCCAGGCCTACCTGCACCCGCCCGGCGTCACCCGGCAGATGACCGAGCTGGACGAACGCATCCGCACGACCGGCACCAGCGGCGAGCTGACCTCGCTGAAGAACATGGGCGACCCGACGTACACCAGCCGGATCCGCCGCCCGGTCCTGCTCCAGATCGGCGTCCACGATCTGCTCTTCTGCAACGCGCTCACCGGCCTGCCCTGCGCCTCCCCGGCCGACCTGTGCACGCGCGAGACCGCGTTCTACCCACGCACCCGGCTCTCCGCCACGGTGCAGCGCGACACCGGCCACTCCATCCTGATCCACCGATCGGCCCAGTCCGCCACCGCCACCGCGCTGTCCTGGATCGACCACACGGTCGGCCGCGCCCCGCACCCCCGCGCGGTCCTCGACTGTCGCTAG
- a CDS encoding YbaB/EbfC family nucleoid-associated protein codes for MSSPLHNQVEAAYAELSRQRAALAEVQTGLASTTSTVTSRNRAVSVTVDSRGAVTEIRFPTGAQRSMASAELGALLVETIEAARSEAMHRTVAAFDGLLPEGLPVAELLLGSGPGDDPVPDLSTLITEALRGTGGPEQRR; via the coding sequence TTGTCCAGTCCATTGCACAACCAGGTCGAGGCGGCGTACGCGGAGTTGTCCCGGCAGCGGGCCGCGCTCGCCGAGGTGCAGACCGGCCTCGCGAGCACGACCAGCACCGTGACGTCCCGCAACCGGGCCGTCTCGGTCACCGTGGACAGCCGCGGCGCGGTCACCGAGATCAGGTTCCCGACCGGCGCGCAGCGCTCGATGGCGTCGGCGGAGCTGGGCGCGCTGCTGGTCGAGACGATCGAGGCGGCGCGGAGTGAGGCGATGCACCGTACCGTGGCGGCTTTCGACGGTCTTCTGCCCGAAGGGCTGCCGGTCGCGGAGCTGCTGCTCGGCTCCGGCCCCGGCGACGACCCCGTTCCTGACCTGAGCACGCTGATCACCGAGGCGCTGCGCGGCACCGGCGGGCCGGAGCAGCGGCGATGA